The genomic stretch ctcttctatcaaggtctgtaaagtattctgttggtattttgatggaaattgcattgaatctgtagattgtttttggtaagatgtccatttttactatgttaactctgccaagacatgagtatcagagatagttccatattctaatatcttcttctaattctttcttcagagacttgaagtttttttcatacaagtctttgacttgcttgattatggtcacaccaaggtactttatgtcctttgaggctattgtgaagggtgttgtttccctaatttctttctcagcccttttatcttttgtatacaggagggctaaatttttttgagttaattttgtatccagccactttgctgatggtgtttatcatctgtagaagttctctagtagaagttttggagttattcaggtatactatcatatcatctgcaaatagtgatactttgacttctccctttccaacttgtattaatttgatctcctttatttatcttaatgctctagcaaggacttcaagatctatgttgaagagatatggagagagtggacagccttaccttgtccctgatttcagtgggattgatttaagtttctctccatttagcttgatattGGCTACAGGcctgctatatattgcctttactatgtttaggtatgtgccttgtatccctgatctctccaatagtttaaacataaatggatgctggatttttttcaaatgctttttcagtatctaaggagattatcatgggttttttttttcaatttttttaatatggtagatcacattgatggatttttgtatattgaactaccccggcatacctggcatgaagcctatatGATCATactggatgatatatttgatgtgttcttgtattgggtttgcagaGTATTTTGTAgagtttttgcatcaatgttcataagggagattggcctgaagttatctttctttgttgtgtctttgtgaggtttaggttacaaggtgactgtggcttcagtgaatgagtttggtagtgttccttttgtttctattttgtggaatatattgaagagagctggagttacctcttctttgaaggtctggtagaattcttcactgaaaccatctggccctgagctttttgtggattggaaacttttgatgaatgtttctatttccttagtggatacagaaatattttattgatttacctggtcttgattcagccttAGTAAGTTGAATCAAccaaaaaaaattgtccatttcatttagattttcaaattgtgtggcatatagacttttgaagtaagtcctaatgattgtttggatttcctcagtgtcttttgttttgtccctgtttgcatttctgattttgttaatttggatagtgtctctctgccttttcgttagtttggctaagggtttgtctatcttcttgatttcctCAAACAACCAGcccttggttttattgattctttgaaatgttttatttgtttctaatttattgatttcagtcctgagtttgattatttccaggtgtctattcctttttgctgtgtctgcttctttttttctagggcttttaggtgagccatttaagttgattatatgagatgttacaaatttcttcttgaaggcacatagtgctatgaactttcctcttagtactgctttcatcatgtcccataagtttgggtatgtcgtgtctttattttcattgaattctaggaagacttcaatttctttctttatttcttccctgacccagctgtcatttagtagtgagtttttcagtttccatgtgggtgtaggctttttactatttcttttgttgttgaggtccagctttagtccatggtaattagataggatacaaggcattatttcaaacttcttgtatctgttgaggcttactttgtgaccaatgatatggtctattttggagaaggttccatgaggtgctgagaagtaaattcttttgtgtttgggtgtaaggttctgtagatgtctgttaggtccatttgattcatgacctctgttagagatattgttttttttttttttaatttctgttttgttgacctgtactttgttgagagtggggtgttgaagcctcccactagtAATGTATGGGAATCTGTatgtggtttaggttttattaatgtttcttttacaatcgtgggtacctttgtatttgaggcatagatgttcagaattgtgatttcttcttggccgaatttttctttgatgagtatgaaatgaccttcctcatgtcttttgattaattttggttgaaaatatattttatttgatattagaatggctactcctgcttgtttcttaggtccatttgcttggacccttACAGCTCTTTACTCTTACGCAATGTCTAcatttgtgacttagatgtgtttcttatatgcagcagattgttgggtcttgtttacatatccattctgttagtctgtgtctttattggagagttaagtgatttgatgttgagggaaattaatgagcagtggctgttagttccttctattttgatgttggttgtggtactgtgtttgtgtgcttgcttacttttagttttcctgtagtgACATTACTTATTCCCTGTCTTGTCCTGAATGTcattagctttcctgggttatagttttccttctaggagcttctgtacctctggatttgtgggtaggtattgtttaaattttttttgtcattaaatatcttgtttgttccgttatgatgactgagacttttgctggatatagtagcctgggtggacatctatgttctcttagggtctgcatgatatctgttcaggtccttctggctttcatagtatctgttggtgtgattctgatgggtttgccattatatgttacttggcctttttcccttgcagcttttagtattttttctttgttctgtatacctactgtttattatatggtgggagaattttcttttctgttctaatttattgggtgttctctaggcctattgtattcttatagacctctattctaagttggggaaattttcttctataattttgctgaaaatattttctgggccttggaggaggaaatcttccttttcctctattcctattatttttaggttttgccttttcatgttgtcttggatttcttggatggtctgtgtcaggaattttttagatttaatattttctttgatggatacatcgatttcttccattgtgtcttccacacctgagattcttccatctcttatagtctattggttatgcttacctctgtagttcctgttttcttccctaagttctttttctccacaatttcatccatgtgtgttttctttaatttttccaattctatcatcagatcttgagccatttaattgatttccttcacctctctgactgtattttcttataattccttcagctgtttgtttgaacaatcctctgtttctttaatttctttcagtgatttaagtaattcctctctaaaggccacacattgtttggctgcaacttcttgtatttctttaaggatggccaaaATCTGTTTGACttcatcttcctccatttctttgcagatggcaataatctatttgactttatcttcatctaggtctttacgcattttatttgtttcctctattatcctgttcataagcacagatgtaaggtcatcttcttgaatttcatttatgctgggttatccagggctgcttgctcctggataacttgttctagggatgccatattgctctgtcttttgttggttgataTTTTATCCTGGCCattaggctatcttaggtgtGGGGGGTTaatttctggtacttcctgggatcctgtggtgggtcgaatccccttgacaggaagatgatttttcccaaaggaggcctcctcagctttttgggtatggtcactgaatggcaggtgtttttcaggaattgccacagctcacctcaggcgtacagacctgagtactaattgtggcctttgttagtaaagggggctatcctctcacccagagaagtcctggagacagctgccctgctgctgggtttcttgatgtaaatttagtgagctgctgctgtaacctgggtgccatggggtttggtcagtttagttagggataactagtTGTCCCTTGGggaagtatctgggggttgatatcagggaacccaggcttctggaggtctgacTTTGGAGCTCTCTTTCCCAGTATCCAAGTTGTAATCAGTGACACATGAGCactactctcatgtgtgcagcaaaAGGCTAGAGTCTAGAGCCTGtgtataaccagaaacttttctggagataGGTGTCCTGAGTTAGGGACAGATATTTCCCCcatctttgggttttctcccaacagaaagacccaatctgtactgttgggggggtGTAGTGTGCATAGGCACTTGTTTGcgaatgatggctccaagctggtgactggacaggaacttgggaactttttccaagaatattcccatatgtggtggtggtagtggtggtggtggggtcagctgagtgctctaagctgggacctgctgtttccctccctgtggggttttctccctacagggaaacccatcctttagtgcCCTGGCACACACAGTTCTATCTGTGATGGAGAGTCAGTTGCCTGGGTCTGGCGGCTGGAGCCCCACTCacggctggctgctgtgcacctgcaagtctataggaccttttccagggatagactgggtgacattCGGTCAGtttcacttgcttccttccctgtggggttttcttgagagtgggacttccagtctctggtACCCTGGGGTGCAAAGTTCaggctgggaaggtgatcaggacaagcTTCtctggtctgtttgcttgaaaaccttactcctgccacaaaagcccaggaaattttccagggattagttgggtactctgaggttgaaccgaatttttttttctcatcattgggtttcttatcacctgataaacacagtcagtggtgtttggaggccaacagttccaacaatttgtcactgcgcagtctctgttaccccgcTGATCAGTTGTAGTGCGTGATCAGccctgccatctgggatctgtttttaatttttactgaatatgagtattttgaatatatgcatgaatatgagtatcttgtgtgcctgatcctcATAGTAGTCTGctgatgtgttcagaactcatgaaattatagcaattgatagtagtgggtcccagttaaacactgacagttgagcccaattatttgcaagagcagcaagagctcctcactgctgagccatctctcctgccttatgttgcttatttatgatcatcatttacattgctaatattttcatctttctatttttagctatttaaacatgcattgcCTTTTAggaagatcttattaaagttacagtttaagctagggcattgcagatttctggaaaatgaatacacaactgcagtgaatatataattccttggagaagcttcagtaaacacttctcagttctttccatcttttgtttttgttttattgacttttaggggagactgtcttactatataggtctggctgtcctagaactctttgtatagatcatgctggtatccaattcaataagatatgagtctgcctcctgagtgatagaattaaaggcatgacagaatatacccagcttgttcatcattttttgtagttattaaaagttcataaatttctctgatgtgtacttagtactgttcatctgttaatttctctctgtgtgtctctgtctttctctttcttttttgctcccttctctctgtttgtctttgtccacattaattgccatgactattccaaagctctatcctattcagatatgacacagttaaacttcgttattccattttcttctaaaatgacttagtgataacattaatacttattttttaatagaaaagttttaatctttattttaaactatagactatacatgatttagaaaggaaagtgtacaaaacaatgatcaaagaataatcatgtgttctatgccttttcttttgtctggttactccgaaatatgatgttatcagctatgattattgttgcttgccactcacattatttttatccatctattcactatagtccactttcccttccacaaatatataagCCCCACTTTTCATATACTGATATACCACATCTCTAAGCCCTGgtgaaaacatgatattcagtaacatgttgtcttttgactgatgtcacccatctgttcactgtcctCTGATATctacatctcatttgttgctagataaaatatgatgactgtgttttttccttccacctgtctcatgacagggtcatgacctacttgcccaagtaactgaagatgattcatagatcactcaagaacccaactaatgtctaattcatattcgtgacttacaaactaatgaaactcctTTAAAACAGGTTTCCAAAGTacgcctttggttttccttacaatctaacctttaaggtttttcttctccccttgttcatctgatgcacagcacccaactatctaacactggcacttctgtgtcagaaaataaatggaagcagcactagaattgtatgattctattgccaatgaagtataaatttatattcttgtcactctttctgttgtacaaatgcatggcatattttagaattcagtgaccttcaatgatgtgcatgtgaaattcagccaagaagagtgggctttgctggaaccctcacagaaacaactctacaaagatgttatgctagagacctgtaaaaacctcactgcaaTAGGTaaaacagcaaattttctttcacttttaaaataaggagacaagtcttactttgttattgatccttttctatgattccaattgagaatgaggaggaatgagatgaataaatcaggcatggttctaagggtcatagaagatagtgatttaagttttgctttaaaaataatatgatatttccagtaatatatattttctggtactctattttaggctacaattgggaagaccatgcccttgaagaacattttcaaagttctacaagtaataaaaggtaactttatgtgcacactgatacagatatgaatcttaagaaattttaatgtgtcttggaaatttgttttctgtttgtttgtttgttggctgctttttattttctgtatttgaaatagttttttttttctgtgtagctgtggtgtgacttagacttgcttgttaaaccaatgtgatctcaaaatcacacagatctgcctgcttctgcctccacaaatgctgggatgaaaggaatgtaccagcacacatggctgtgtcctggaggttttaaagaaaagcaacagtgtaaaaagagcactgctttaagtgtactgatgatcattaaaatctcacaattccatgtacctcaatgtcaggtatctgatttaaatcatatggacattacagctactgagttgaactgccaatctgtttagtctcattatatctactcagatattgtaagaagtatatacattgaataggtgagCAGTGTGtgttcaaaaccttctaataagtaaatatgtcatagtacaaccagtgttactcatattcatgcagtaacattgtaaagtttagagAAAGGAGCAGCTTACGAGAGTCAAtattattgttgtggagaaaccttaatccctatatgacatgtctatgatgaacaaaaaacaaactgtgttaattcaatgtaggaatcttttattattcttgtaatttaataggtatatcatatgtcacaatgtttgtaagacacatgagcatagggatattgaaagaagcagtgtatctgtctttctccaagaacaagtgatattgtagtagtccccactttgagtagattttctgactGTGATGAATGGTTagtgttaattggttttgcaacttcactgtgaattcatcagcaaactcatactgctgaaaatacctatcaGTAGTAGGAATTTGGAAATTCTTCTGAGTGTCCTGCTCACTTCTTAAATGAAGTgacattcatacagtacaaaaatttgtgaatgggattgctgtggtaaaactctgaattcttacactaatcttcatatatttgagaaaagctcttatagaaaaatggtgctataaaagtgaaccacataacaaatgctcttaccatcacagggatcttcaaaaataacCATAATGAAGGCGAACaccatgaaagtaaataaagtgataaaactttaaaattttattcttctttaccattaaattatgaaattacttcatatagataaatatatttattagtgtaatgaaatgactgtggtaaatctttcacatgtgccaattttctttgcaggcatgaatacagtcatactggagagaaaccctttaaatgcactctatgtggtaaagccttcccctatatcactgttctcatacggcataaaagaacacacacaggagagaagtcttacaaatgtaatcaatgtgataaagcctttgcaaaaaaaaaaaagtcatctcgtggcataaaataacacacactggagagaaaccttatgaatgtaaccagtgtggtaaagcctttgcaaaaaacaatactctcatatggaataaaagagcacacactggagagaaaccttatgaatgtaaccagtgtggtaaagcctttgcagaaaacagtaatctcttaaaccataaaagaacacatattggagagaaaccttatgaatgcaaccagtgtggtaaagcctttgcaaaaaaca from Meriones unguiculatus strain TT.TT164.6M chromosome 13 unlocalized genomic scaffold, Bangor_MerUng_6.1 Chr13_unordered_Scaffold_40, whole genome shotgun sequence encodes the following:
- the LOC132651137 gene encoding zinc finger protein 431-like is translated as MLETCKNLTAIGYNWEDHALEEHFQSSTSNKRHEYSHTGEKPFKCTLCGKAFPYITVLIRHKRTHTGEKSYKCNQCDKAFAKKKKSSRGIK